The following DNA comes from Peromyscus leucopus breed LL Stock chromosome 2, UCI_PerLeu_2.1, whole genome shotgun sequence.
TCAAGCCAGGAGTGACCCAGCTGTGCCAAAACTGAGCTATTGGCTGCCCCAGGGTGGAGAAGCCCTATCCACTCCAGGGCAGCTGGCATTGCAGCCTCGGAGCCAGGCTCAGTCTCCCTGACTCAGGACCCCACCCTTGAAGTCATTAACTgtattttctgcttcctcccaaTTGACCTTCCAGGGCGAGGGTTGTTAGAGAACTAGACATTAGTCACCAAACCCAGGAACCTTTCGCTCCTGGGAGAAGGCCTGAGTTTATAGAGACAAACCCCCTTTTCTAATTCTAGCATCCCAATCTTGAAGTGGTGTTCTCTTCTGCCAGGACTGCCCATTCTCCAGAcaaggaggcaggaaggttggGTTCTCAAAAATCCCATCTTCCCACCCCTATATCAGTAGGAAATATGGTGTGCCTGACTCTTCCATATACAGGCGGCAGGCCTTTAAATCGCCTCATTGGGCCCTCctaatacatgtatgtgtacagtaATTAGTCATGGAGATGGACGCTGTGGCTTACAGAGGGTAGGGACGCTTCAGCCCCTATAGCCAGAAAGTGCTAGGTATCCAGTCAGACCCAGGGCTGACCCTAGAGCCCCTCCTTAAACTAGGGCCCACAACTGCAGCCTCCGAGATGAGGTTAAGGGACCAGCATCCCTGAGGGAGGCCCCGAGCAGACACCTTCAGCCACCTCTGAAACCCTGTGTCCTCTAACCAGGCACCATGGCAGAGAAGGTGCTGGTCACAGGCGGGGCTGGCTACATCGGCAGCCACACGGTACtggagctgctggaggctggctaCTCCCCCGTGGTCATCGACAACTTCCATAATGCCATTCGTGGTGAGTGAGCTGGATAGGAAGCAGTGAGTGGTTTCTGGAGGGGTTTTATCCAGGACTCCATCTTTCAATGCTGATAGTCTGCCCCTACATGCCCCACCAGGAGGGGACTCCATGCCCGAGAGCCTTCGGCGGGTCCAGGAACTGACAGGCCGCTCTGTGGAGTTTGAGGAGATGGACATCTTGGACCAGGCAGCCCTGCAGCAACTCTTTAAGAAGGTGGGTgccagctggatgtggtggcgcacgcctttaaacccagcactggggaggcaaaggcaggcggatcatTTGTGAGTTTtgggccagtgtggtctacatcacaagttccagggtagccagggctacatagagggaccctgtctcaaaacaaagaaggtGGGTGCTGCTTGGCAGGTAGGAAGAGCCAAGTTCTGAGGCCGCAGAGCCTCCTCTGACCTGTGCTTTACCCATGTAGCACAGCTTTAAGGCCGTCATCCACTTTGCTGGGCTGAAGGCTGTGGGCGAGTCAGTGCAGAAGCCTCTGGATTATTACAGAGTTAACCTAACAGGGACCATCCAGCTCTTGGAGGTAAGAGGAACAGGACACAGACCCCAGCTGGGCCCCAGGCGCTCTGGCAGGCCAGCCACAGTATGGGCCTGTGTGGGAGAACCAGACACGGCCCAAGCTGTATTATCTCGGACACATGCCTCTCTTTACCTCCCAGCCTGTTTCCCTCTCTGTAACTGATCCTGCCCATCGCCTCAGGCCCGCCCTCCTAGGGTGGAGTAACAAGTGGGACTAATTCGTGAGGTACGGGGCACTGACCCTCCCCTCCACGGCCAGATCATGAGGGCCCACGGGGTGAAGAATCTGGTGTTCAGCAGCTCGGCCACCGTGTACGGGAACCCCCAGTACCTGCCTCTGGACGAGGCCCACCCCACTGGGGGCTGTACCAACCCCTATGGAAAGTCCAAGTTCTTCATCGAGGAGATGATCCGGGACCTGTGCCGGGCGGACACGGTGAGGACCTCTTGCCCCAGCTTTCACCCCATCCACTTTGAGCCCAGGATTGGGACCCTGGGCACTCTTAGCACAAGGAGACAGAGGCTGCTCACAAGTGGCAGTATCCTGCTTAAGGGCACAGCAAACGGCACGCAAGGGCCATCCCTCGCTCATTCATAGAGAACTCAGAGCGGACATGGGCGAGGTAGACGGCTGTGGACTGAGTTGGGACTCCCGGCGGCGGTGGCGTGCGCCCCGGGCCCATTGTCTGACCCGCACCACACAGGCCTGGAACGCAGTGCTGCTTCGGTACTTCAACCCCACGGGCGCCCATGCCTCCGGCCGCATTGGCGAGGATCCCCAGGGCATCCCCAACAACCTCATGCCCTATGTCTCCCAGGTAGGGGGGAATCCTGGGTGCCTGGAGTGCCACTGGTACCAGGCTCTTGAGGAAGCTGACCTGACCTCTGCCCTAGGTGGCAATTGGACGACGAGAGGCCCTGAATGTCTTCGGTGATGACTATGCTACGGAGGACGGGACAGGTGAGCCTAAGATCAGAGAAAGGAGGGGGTCTGAGGGGGACCAACTGCCCATCTAACCACTTCCTCTACAGGGGTAAGGGATTACATTCACGTGGTGGATCTGGCCAAGGGCCACATAGCAGCCTTGAAGAAGCTGAAGGAGCAATGTGGTTGCCGGGTAGGAAGCCAGGGAGGAAGCCAGGGAGGGAAAGGGTTGGAATCTGGGGCAAATGTGTCACGGGGGGTGGATAAGCCATCCCTTTCAACATCCCCTGTTCTCCCGGGCAGATCTACAACCTGGGCACAGGGACAGGCTACTCCGTCCTGCAGATGGTCCAAGCCATGGAGAAGGCTTCAGGGAAGAAGGTAGGCCCGCCATGCAGAAGGCAGCCCAGCGTTCCCTTCTCCAGCCACCTGGAACTTCAGTGCCTGGGACACTTGGCCCTTGCTTGCGGTCCCTAAGGCCCGGGCCTGTTCAGCCGGTACCCACTGTCTCCCTTACAGATCCCCTACAAGGTGGTGGCGCGGCGGGAAGGGGACGTGGCGGCCTGTTACGCCAACCCCAGCCTGGCCCATGAGGAGCTGGGCTGGACAGCAGCCTTGGGCCTGGACAGGATGTGTGAGTGTCTGCCTAAGTGGAAGAGTGAGGAGCTGGCTATAAGGGGAACTCCCCTGTGGGCTGTCCTCGGGCAAGCTCTGACCACCCATGTCTGCACAGGTGAAGATCTATGGCGCTGGCAGAAGCAGAACCCTTCAGGCTTTGGGGCACAGGCCTGAGGACCTCCTTACCATGGACCAGAAAAGGGAGAGGAGCAGCTGCCTGCTTTCCAGCCTCCACGGGACCCTGTACCCTCATGCTCTGGGGCCAAGCTGGGGCCACCCTACCTCAAATGCCAGCTGCCTGTTCAGCCCTCCAGGCAGGAGACCTCTGTCTGGCTCCACTAACCAGGAAGAAGCCGGGGTCTTTCCAGCCTATCTCCCCCAGGGTCCAGGAGCTCATGGGACCCCTAGAGCCTGTGAGGGCCATGGGGTCTGGGACCATAGCCTCCCCCAGGCACTAACTTACACTGCTGTGATTGAGCTTtccaaagtatttaaaataaaaacgtTTTCTTATCCTGGGGCATTCTCACAGATGGCCACTCGGCACTACATCAGGCCTGAGAGTTGAGGAAGCAATCTCTTTAATTTTATCGGAATCcaggacaaaacaagaaaaacacccaaaaccacatggagacagaagacaagacacagcccctcccccacacctccctGCCCTAGAGTGGGGACATAGTGAGGGTGAGACGGCAGGGGACAAGGGGCCCTTGAACCTCAATCCAGCCCCGCAGGCTCCAGGCCTGCAGGGAAGGGCCATGGGGAGGCAGGGCCCAGCCCCCCTGGTGGCGGGGCTGAGGGGAGGCCCTGAGGGACTCTACCTCCTCACTGGCTTGCCTGCCCAGGAGCAGGCAGCCCACAGTAGCAAGGGCCCCGGGCCATGGACACATTCGTGACAGAAGCAGCtgcagtgaggcaggagagacgCGATTATCCGGGCAGAATCGTTGGGGTGGGGGCCCATGAGGGCCCCACGGGCCAAACCCTGAGGTCGCAGGAGGGGGGCCCAAAGCGGGGCTAGTGAGTGAGGTCCTGAGTGAGTGGGTCAGCAGCTGGGCCCCTTTCTCCCACTGCCTACAGCCCCTCCAATACTGCTGCTGGGGCCCGCCTCCGGGGAAGTGGGTAAGAAAGCAGCCCACCCCTGCTGCTGATTTCCAGATGGCCGAGGCCAGCAGGACGGCCTGGCCAGCCTCAGCCACCTGCCCCAGAGGCCAGTGGGAGGAGGACagggtgggaagagaagggacagggaTTCGACCGGCTCAGATCCAAGATGGTGCGGTGATTGTTTGCGGGGTCCCTCGTGAGCTGGGGGACCGCAATGGGAGCCAGCTAGTTAGACCGGAGGCAGAAGCTTCTCCAGGAATTCCTTTACAGCTGCCATTTCCTGGGACAAGGGGGATTGTCAGCTTCCTcgctggagggaggagggagagcccaGGGGCCGGCCGTCCCCACTAACCTGAGGGCAGGAGCTGTGCATGACCCCAGGGTAGGTCTTGAACTGGACCCTGGCGGGTGTGACAACAGACCGGAGCTTCTCAGCAGTCAGGGCCCCAAACCGAACGGGTACCATGGGGTCCATCTCCCCATGGCACTGAAGGATGGCCAGGTCCTTGGCACTGCCATTGGCTGCCTGTGGGCCAGAGAGAATTTCCAAGGCAAGACCAGTGCCACGGGCAGCACGGTGCCCAAGCCCCAGGACCCCTCAGGAGAGGGGGGGCTTCCAGGGATACTCACCTGGGGGAAGTTCCGATGCAGAGGCAGCCAACAGCTCAATGCCACGATGCCAGCCAGAGGGTGGGGGCAGGTCAGAGCTGTGTAGAGGGACAGGGCCCCGccctggggagaggagaaggaaggaaggtcaaGAGAGAACAGCTCCgacacccagcccctccccctcacgCCCTCCTCACCTGCGAAAAGCCACCCAGGACGATTCGATTGGCAGGGATCCCGTTCTTCATCTCATGTTCAATCAAAGCcttgactgggggtgggggaagggtacGACTGGGTGGAGGAAACTGGTGGAGGCCTGAAGGGGGCAAGCGGGCCCTGCCCAGTGCTTtgggaaggggggtggggtggggagggagcggCTGGGGGCTTACTGTTCTCTGCCGCCTTCTTGATGCCAACTTCGTCCTCTGGGGCGTCTGGACTCAGCCCCATCAGGTCAAacctgggcaggcagaggcagcagttTTGGGAAGACCTGGCCAGCCCCTGTAGCTCCCTCAGGTCCCATCTCTTTCCTGCCCCCAAACTCACCAGGAAGGCATCACCATCTTCATGTTGAGCGTCACAGGGATCCTGGGCCTGTGGAGGGGTGGCCAGGTCTCAGGAGGGATAAAGCGTCAGTAGAGAGCCTGGGAATGGGCAGAACTGCCCTTGGGGGCCCCTCCCAGCAGGCAGGGCCTGTGTTTCAAGTGTTGCCAGGCAACCTGCCACGtggggctggaggctggggtTGGGGCATCAGCGGTGAGGATGGAGAAGCAGACTAACAGCCGGTGATGGGGTCCAGCTCAGAGGGTGAGTACTTGGGGAAGGCTCTTTTTAGGAGGTCTTGGGTCTAGGAAGCCTTGGGGGTGAAGGCAGGAACCGGAGCCCATTCCTAGGGCCCTAGGGAGATAAGACTGGACAAGGCCTGACTGCTTTAAGCCCAAGCCCCAGGAGGCAGCTGATGAAAAGAGCAGGCCTAGGACTAGAGGACCCCGCCAGCCCCTCTCTAGCTGGGTGACACTCACGCATGGGGACAGATGTACTTGACATGAGGAAGCCGGATGGTGGAGAGGGCGTCAGCCCAGCTGTGCCtgtgggagggaagaagaggcacCGGTATAGGGAGGATTGAGAGGGACAATGGCCCGCCATCCCGCCTGATGGAGGAGCACCTCACCCTCAGCTCACTCACCCTGTGTCTCCAAGTCCATGTAAAAATATAACCTGGGAAAAAGGCAAAAACGGGATGGGAAGGACCCCTTTAGATCTTCCAACTCCAGCTCGCCCCAGGTCTAGGGCCTGGGGGAGTCAAGGTGGGAGCCAACAGATTATTAACCCCCTCCTAGCTTCAGGCTAGTCCCTCCTCATCCTGCCACCTCCATGTTTCCCACACTGCCTACATCCAGTCACCACCCACAAGGCTGGCCCAGGGGTCCTTACCGCGGCCGTTTCCCGCTCAGCTCCAGACACGGTGGCAGCGTCGGTGAGCAGGGGCACAGACATGGTGTTACCACACATACACTGCAGGGCTTCCTGCAGGCTGGGCCTGTGCAAGGGGAGGCGGGAGGTCAAGAGCAAAGCCGggccagagaaaccttctggcttaAGAAGCCCATCCAGGCCATCAGCTCTACACATCACCAGGGGTTGATTCTGAGCTGAGAGAAAACACGGGCAAAGAGAAGTCTGGGGCAGAGGGATGGAGAGTTGACCCTTGCCAGGAGGTGGtaatagcacacgcctttaatcccagcactcaagaggcagaggcaggggatctctgagttcgaggtcagcctggtctacagagtgagctccaggacagccagggctacacagagatacgttgtcatgaaaaaccaaaaaagaaagttggTCCCATCCCAAagttgagaagcagaggcagccatccTCATGGTCTAGAACTCACATCCCTGGTTCTGACGCAACCCCAGAGCCTAAGCGTGGTACAGATGGGCTGGCACGGGGGTTGAAAATGGGGGACAAGGAAAGGCAGGGTGTTTCCTGCAGCCTTCCTCCATAAGCACCTGAGTGTTAACTATATCCTCCCAGGGCCCCAGGTGTCCCTTTCCTGGAACCCTGGAGCCCCTCTTCCCTGGGTCCTGGCCCTAGAGAGATGAAGGAGAGAAAATGCCAAGGAAACAGACTTTCAGTCCTACCCACCTCCCATCTTCCCTctgtcttcccctctcttcccctccaacCCCTATCCAGTGTTCACAACAGTTTCTGGCTCAGTAAAAAAAATTCCTAGGGCCTCTGGAAGCCCCCCATGTCCCATGAGAGCCTAACCACTCCCTTCTGACATCTTCCACCACAAACTGGTGCTCCAAGCCTTCCCACCTCCCCGGGGCtacctgctgttgctgctgccactgcGTCCAAATGGGTCTCCAAATGAACAGGTGTTGGGACtcccaacacaaaagaatatcAGGCTGCCTGGCCCCTCCCATCCTTAGCATCCTCCAAACTCCGGAAGCTTCCGCTACCTGCCTCTGAAGTGTCTTCTAAAGGGCGCCCCGCCCTCCTGCAGGCTCCCACCTCCCCGCTCTGACCCCAGCTGCCTCTCCACAAGGTAGGAAGATCACACAGCATCTTTCCACACCGCTGAccctgaggttcctcttcccccAGGGAAGGCACCTGCCGCTCTAAGCTAGGATCCCCTTCCTCCTCGGCTCCGGGGACTCCCACCTCCACCCGGCTCCCACTCTCCAAAGGATGACCTGGTGTCTCCCATTCTCCACAGTGGGAACTTGGACCCAGGGTCATCACATCCCTACAGTGGCATTTGCTGCCCTGCCCCTGAGTTCGCACCCGTCCACAAAGGGGCACTGACCCGGGGGAGCCTCCGCCCCACAATGGGGTCTCCCACTCCCCGGCGCGCAGCCGCTCTCCCGCCACGCGCGCAGCCCCTGGCCCCGCCGTCCCAGGACTGGACAGCGCCCTCCGGCCGCTCCCCGCCGCCGCCCCGGGGCCCTCGCAGCCTCTCCGCACGCCTGGCTGGGTACCTCACTCCCAGGGGCTTCCGAGACCGTTCGGGCGATTCTCCTCTTTCTcccgcacagacacacactcttCCCCCTCGGCCGCCCCCGCCGGAACTTCCGTTCGAGTCCCGGGAACCCAGCCATCGCGCTGCCGGAAGTAGCCTGGCCAGCAGTACGGAACCCGGAAGCGGGTCCGGGTTTCCCGGCTAGAAGCTGCCATGTTGCCCACAGTGGGACCACTCCCTGTGATGCGACGCTGTCACCTGCAGCGTCTGGACATGACATGAGATTTCCAGATGCCTGCCAGCCAAGCCCTTCTAGCCGACCTGCGTCCTGGAGGAGAGGCATGCCACTTCCCATCCCCATAGGGCAGGGCACACTTCCAGGTGTAGTCTTGGGTATTAACCACTGTTTGGTTTTATTAAGATACATTTTACTGCCTATGTCTCCAGCGCACagtattgtatacatgtatagtaAAATGGTTACTATAGTGGAACACTTTAACATCTCAGAGACTGGCTTCCTTCACAAAACTTGTGAATGCTTTTAACTACACACCTCGTGCACTTTAGATCTGTCTTCTTGTTCATCTCTCTTCTTGCTCATCCTCCATATTGGTTTTCAAGTCCTATTTCAGTGTCACAGGGTCATGGAAGCAGTCATACACCCTGACCGGAAAAGACCTGAGATCACACAGTACTTCAACGCTTATCTTTACAGACGAAGACACTAAGGCTTGGAGAAAGGAAGTAAATAAATAGCAACCTCAAGATTACACTGTAATCTGCCTTTCCTGACCGGCTTTCTCGGCTATAAAATGATAATAACCACCTGCTATTTCATAACTTTGCTGTTAAGCTCCAATGAGGCCATGTAAACTCGCTTTGAACACTGTAAAATCACAGTGTGAAGCCTTAATCACTTGAAGGACCCTGGGAAAGGATGCAGGCTGTATCAGGACACTCAACAGCACTGGCAGTGTCGGCTCGACACTCTCCTTGTCGAGTGATGCCTTGTAGGTTGCACAAAATGCCACCAGCTGCGAGCTGAGAACAAAAGGGTTTCATCTGATCACCACTGAGTCACACGGGTGAAGTGGAAATTGGGCTTGGAGTCCAGGCTGAGAGACAAGCTGAACAAGGATTGAATCCGAGAGAGAACCAGTAGGGATCTGCAAACAGGAAATGAGTCACAGGGGTCCCTGAGCAACTGAAGACTCTTTCTCCTAGTTTAACCTacactaatttttttctgtgaaccCAAATCAATACAAGCTTGGAACCTCAACAAAGCACTTCCCCTCCAGGCCAAGCAGCAGCTTGTTCTTGTATTTAAGTCAACACAGGTCGTTGAGATGGAGCTTGGAATACTAGGATCAAGGGACCACAGCAAGCCAAAGACCTGGAGGTGGATGTCacaaaataaaggggaaaagagTAGAAAACAGCCAGGGGGTGgtgacacacctgtaatcccagcactcaggaggcaaggccagcctggtctacagagagagttccaggacagctagagctattacacagagaaaccctcagtagaagaaaataatacaataagCCAGCCCCCCTGACTGCAGAATCCTGCAGGCTTGGTTTATGGATGAAATGCAGGTCCGGTAGACTCATCACGTGGGCACTTTGGCAAGTGATGCTTCAAACCTACAGGTCCAGTTTCAGGAGCTACACATGAGCACATATTAGTGGAACAAATGGGCTAGTATTTAGAGGTGTTGGGTGTTTTGTATGACGTGTATACTTACTTTGTTCACATCGGAGAACATGTTCAGCCATTGGTTctcagaacttgctctgtaaaccagaccggccttaaactcaga
Coding sequences within:
- the Gale gene encoding UDP-glucose 4-epimerase isoform X2, giving the protein MLEAGSGPPPFCSRFPRRGRGPPEPIHSRPGSLLALPAQDQSPALSWAAPGLLVPSARPRPSIVQPGKTEEGTTDKVTRPGTMAEKVLVTGGAGYIGSHTVLELLEAGYSPVVIDNFHNAIRGGDSMPESLRRVQELTGRSVEFEEMDILDQAALQQLFKKHSFKAVIHFAGLKAVGESVQKPLDYYRVNLTGTIQLLEIMRAHGVKNLVFSSSATVYGNPQYLPLDEAHPTGGCTNPYGKSKFFIEEMIRDLCRADTVAIGRREALNVFGDDYATEDGTGVRDYIHVVDLAKGHIAALKKLKEQCGCRIYNLGTGTGYSVLQMVQAMEKASGKKIPYKVVARREGDVAACYANPSLAHEELGWTAALGLDRMCEDLWRWQKQNPSGFGAQA
- the Gale gene encoding UDP-glucose 4-epimerase isoform X1; translated protein: MLEAGSGPPPFCSRFPRRGRGPPEPIHSRPGSLLALPAQDQSPALSWAAPGLLVPSARPRPSIVQPGKTEEGTTDKVTRPGTMAEKVLVTGGAGYIGSHTVLELLEAGYSPVVIDNFHNAIRGGDSMPESLRRVQELTGRSVEFEEMDILDQAALQQLFKKHSFKAVIHFAGLKAVGESVQKPLDYYRVNLTGTIQLLEIMRAHGVKNLVFSSSATVYGNPQYLPLDEAHPTGGCTNPYGKSKFFIEEMIRDLCRADTAWNAVLLRYFNPTGAHASGRIGEDPQGIPNNLMPYVSQVAIGRREALNVFGDDYATEDGTGVRDYIHVVDLAKGHIAALKKLKEQCGCRIYNLGTGTGYSVLQMVQAMEKASGKKIPYKVVARREGDVAACYANPSLAHEELGWTAALGLDRMCEDLWRWQKQNPSGFGAQA
- the Gale gene encoding UDP-glucose 4-epimerase isoform X3, with product MAEKVLVTGGAGYIGSHTVLELLEAGYSPVVIDNFHNAIRGGDSMPESLRRVQELTGRSVEFEEMDILDQAALQQLFKKHSFKAVIHFAGLKAVGESVQKPLDYYRVNLTGTIQLLEIMRAHGVKNLVFSSSATVYGNPQYLPLDEAHPTGGCTNPYGKSKFFIEEMIRDLCRADTAWNAVLLRYFNPTGAHASGRIGEDPQGIPNNLMPYVSQVAIGRREALNVFGDDYATEDGTGVRDYIHVVDLAKGHIAALKKLKEQCGCRIYNLGTGTGYSVLQMVQAMEKASGKKIPYKVVARREGDVAACYANPSLAHEELGWTAALGLDRMCEDLWRWQKQNPSGFGAQA
- the Lypla2 gene encoding acyl-protein thioesterase 2, whose protein sequence is MCGNTMSVPLLTDAATVSGAERETAAVIFLHGLGDTGHSWADALSTIRLPHVKYICPHAPRIPVTLNMKMVMPSWFDLMGLSPDAPEDEVGIKKAAENIKALIEHEMKNGIPANRIVLGGFSQGGALSLYTALTCPHPLAGIVALSCWLPLHRNFPQAANGSAKDLAILQCHGEMDPMVPVRFGALTAEKLRSVVTPARVQFKTYPGVMHSSCPQEMAAVKEFLEKLLPPV